A portion of the Melanotaenia boesemani isolate fMelBoe1 chromosome 2, fMelBoe1.pri, whole genome shotgun sequence genome contains these proteins:
- the LOC121654304 gene encoding protein Tob2 gives MHLEVKVALNFIVSYLYNKLPRRRADLFGEELERILVSRFEGHWYPEAPLRGSAFRCIHLGAQKDPVVELAAKRSGLDTEEVRANVPADLSVWIDPYEVSYQIGEKGSVKVLYLEDPPGLGCDSEGAEGVIRDGKGDAEAEESKSMGFNPDAQVFVPIGSQASPALMPSLSSSPTPLSAQSCAGLFSHPSSSTPTDPSVHSSNTSTPSPPSSGMPYLSAQQPSSTLPPARPQPITFTTASFAATKFGSTKMKKCSGAGSTASSGVIVPPSQRMLSRSPTTISAPELLKHKPLSLSLHSLGGPIPSQLSPNAKEFVYPGSPGPLYLDADTQPMQPHASPFQPPHSVSTNPTFDPFSSPPAQSVGIIGSNGGISYMEKPPFVEGLGSYNLQYPSQSFQPVVLAN, from the coding sequence ATGCATCTAGAGGTAAAGGTTGCCCTCAACTTCATTGTGTCCTACCTGTACAACAAACTGCCTCGCCGTCGAGCCGATCTGTTTGGCgaggagctggagaggataCTGGTGTCTCGTTTTGAGGGGCATTGGTACCCTGAGGCCCCACTCAGGGGTTCTGCCTTCCGCTGCATCCACCTGGGAGCGCAGAAGGACCCTGTAGTGGAGCTGGCAGCCAAAAGAAGTGGGCTGGACACGGAGGAAGTACGGGCAAACGTTCCTGCAGACCTTAGCGTGTGGATCGACCCTTATGAGGTATCCTACCAGATTGGAGAGAAAGGGTCAGTCAAGGTGCTTTACCTGGAGGACCCTCCAGGTCTTGGTTGTGACAGTGAGGGGGCTGAGGGGGTAATTCGAGATGGCAAAGGAGATGCAGAGGCTGAAGAGTCCAAGAGCATGGGCTTTAATCCAGATGCTCAAGTGTTTGTGCCAATTGGAAGCCAAGCATCTCCTGCCCTCATGCCGTCTCTCTCCAGCTCTCCCACACCTCTGTCTGCCCAGTCCTGTGCCGGGCTCTTCAGCCACCCCAGTTCCAGCACACCCACAGACCCCAGTGTCCACTCTTCCAACACTTCTACCCCTTCTCCACCCAGCAGCGGGATGCCCTACCTCTCTGCTCAGCAGCCATCCTCCACTCTTCCTCCCGCCCGTCCACAGCCCATCACCTTCACCACCGCCAGCTTTGCAGCGACTAAATTCGGCTCAACCAAAATGAAGAAGTGCAGTGGAGCCGGGTCAACCGCCAGTTCTGGTGTTATTGTACCACCTTCCCAAAGGATGCTCTCCCGCTCGCCTACCACCATCTCTGCACCAGAGCTCCTCAAGCACAAGCCCTTGTCCCTCTCTTTGCACTCCCTAGGAGGTCCCATCCCCAGCCAGCTCTCTCCCAATGCCAAAGAGTTTGTCTACCCAGGATCCCCGGGTCCCCTTTACCTCGATGCAGACACCCAACCCATGCAGCCTCATGCCAGCCCTTTCCAACCCCCGCACAGTGTCAGCACCAATCCAACCTTCGACCCATTCTCCAGCCCTCCTGCCCAAAGTGTGGGCATCATCGGCAGCAACGGAGGAATCTCTTACATGGAGAAGCCGCCATTTGTTGAGGGTTTAGGAAGCTACAACTTGCAATATCCCAGCCAGTCCTTCCAGCCTGTCGTGCTGGCTAACTAA
- the LOC121653983 gene encoding aconitate hydratase, mitochondrial isoform X2, with protein sequence MASYCLTVARLRLALGIGARRFHVSAVFSAKAKVAMSRFEPGSSVNYEKMHENINIVRRRLNRPLTLSEKIVYGHLDDPAGQEIDRGRTYLRLRPDRVAMQDATAQMAMLQFISSGLPKVAVPSTIHCDHLIEAQIGGAQDLQRAKEVNQEVYNFLATAAAKYGVGFWKPGSGIIHQIILENYAYPGVMLIGTDSHTPNGGGLGAVCIGVGGADAVDVMAGIPWELKCPKVIGVRLTGTLSGWTSPKDVILKVAGILTVKGGTGAIVEYHGPGVDSISCTGMATICNMGAEIGATTSLFPYNHRMKTYLEKTGRGEIASVADEFKEDLVPDEGCEYDKVIEINLSELKPHINGPFTPDLAHPVSDIGAVAKKSGWPLEVKVGLIGSCTNSSYEDMGRAASLAKQALDKGLKCKAQFTVTPGSEQIRATIERDGYAKILSDVGGIVLANACGPCIGQWDRKDVKKGEKNTIVTSFNRNFTARNDANPATHAFVTSPEIVTALALAGTLNFNPETDYLTAPNGEKFKLEPPTGDELPSRDFDPGQDTYQHPPAESGSVDVSPASNRLQLLEPFDKWHGKDLKDMRVLIKVKGKCTTDHISAAGPWLKFRGHLDNISNNLLIGAVNIENDAINKVKNQLTGEYGGVPDVARFYKASGVNWVVVGDENYGEGSSREHAALEPRHLGGRAIIVKSFARIHETNLKKQGLLPLTFADSRDYDKIRPDDKISITGLKSFAPGKPLSAVIKHSDGSQESISLNHTFNETQIEWFKAGSALNRMKELQ encoded by the exons ATGGCTTCTTATTGCTTAACTGTTGCCAGGCTTCGG CTGGCTCTTGGAATTGGGGCAAGGCGGTTTCATGTCTCTGCAGTCTTCAGCGCCAAGGCCAAGGTGGCCATGAGCCGCTTTGAGCCAGGCTCCAGCGTAAATTATGAGAAGATGCATGAGAACATCAACATCGTACGCAGGAG GCTCAACAGACCACTCACCTTGTCGGAGAAGATTGTATATGGTCACCTGGATGATCCAGCAGGACAGGAAATTGACCGTGGACGCACTTATCTTCGCCTGCGTCCAGACCGTGTGGCCATGCAGGACGCCACAGCCCAGATGGCCATGCTTCAGTTCATTAGCAGCGGCCTGCCCAAGGTGGCCGTTCCCTCAACCATCCACTGTGACCACCTGATTGAGGCTCAAATCGGAGGAGCTCAGGACTTGCAGAGAGCGAAG GAAGTCAACCAGGAAGTCTACAACTTTCTTGCAACAGCTGCTGCAAAATATGGAGTTGGTTTCTGGAAACCCGGCTCAGGGATCATCCATCAG ATCATCCTGGAGAATTATGCTTACCCTGGAGTGATGTTGATTGGTACTGACTCACACACTCCCAATGGCGGTGGCCTGGGTGCTGTGTGTATTGgagtgggtggagctgatgcTGTAGATGTCATGGCTGGAATCCCTTGGGAGCTCAAGTGCCCCAAA gtGATAGGAGTGAGATTGACAGGAACCCTATCTGGCTGGACCTCCCCGAAAGATGTCATCCTGAAGGTGGCCGGCATCTTGACTGTGAAAGGCGGAACTGGTGCCATCGTGGAGTACCACGGACCTGGGGTTGACTCTATCTCCTGCACTg GAATGGCCACTATCTGCAATATGGGGGCTGAAATTGGAGCCACTACATCCCTTTTTCCCTACAACCACCGCATGAAGACATACCTGGAGAAAACTGGCCGTGGAG AGATTGCCTCTGTGGCTGATGAGTTTAAAGAGGACCTGGTGCCAGATGAGGGCTGTGAATACGACAAAGTTATTGAGATCAACCTGAGTGAG CTGAAGCCGCACATCAACGGACCGTTTACCCCCGACCTGGCCCACCCTGTGTCTGATATTGGGGCCGTAGCTAAGAAGAGCGGCTGGCCCCTGGAGGTTAAAGTTG gtctGATTGGGAGCTGCACCAACTCGAGCTATGAGGACATGGGACGAGCAGCCTCTTTGGCTAAGCAGGCTTTGGATAAAGGCCTTAAGTGCAAGGCCCAGTTCACAGTTACACCTGGTTCTGAACAAATCCGCGCCACTATTGAGAGGGATGGATAT GCCAAGATCCTGAGTGATGTCGGAGGAATCGTCCTTGCTAATGCTTGTGGTCCCTGCATCGGACAGTGGGACAG GAAAGATGtgaaaaaaggagagaagaacACCATTGTTACATCCTTCAACAGGAACTTCACTGCCAGGAATGATGCTAATCCAGCTACTCATGCTTTTGTCACCTCTCCTGAG ATTGTGACAGCTTTGGCCCTCGCTGGGACTCTCAACTTCAACCCTGAGACTGACTACCTGACTGCACCCAATGGAGAGAAATTTAAGCTGGAACCCCCCACTGGTGATGAGCTCCCCTCCAGAGACTTTGACCCAGGCCAAGACACCTATCAACATCCCCCTGCAGAGAGCGGCTCA gttgACGTAAGCCCTGCCAGTAACCGTCTGCAGCTGCTGGAGCCCTTTGACAAGTGGCATGGAAAAGACCTGAAGGACATGAGAGTCCTCATTAAG GTGAAAGGAAAGTGCACCACTGACCACATCAGCGCCGCCGGTCCCTGGCTGAAATTCCGTGGACACCTGGACAACATCTCCAACAATCTGCTGATTGGTGCCGTCAACATTGAGAATGATGCTATTAACAAGGTGAAGAACCAGCTGACGGGAGAGTACGGAGGTGTGCCAGATGTGGCCCGCTTCTACAAG GCCAGTGGAGTGAACTGGGTGGTTGTTGGAGATGAGAACTACGGAGAGGGATCCAGTCGGGAGCACGCGGCCCTGGAGCCACGACACCTGGGAGGACGTGCCATCATCGTCAAGAGCTTCGCCAGAATTCACG AGACTAATCTGAAGAAGCAGGGCCTGCTGCCTCTGACTTTTGCCGACTCCAGGGACTACGACAAGATTCGCCCTGATGATAAGATTTCAATCACTGGCCTGAAATCCTTCGCCCCCGGCAAG CCCCTGTCGGCAGTGATCAAGCACAGCGATGGAAGTCAGGAGTCCATTTCTCTGAACCACACCTTCAACGAAACCCAGATCGAGTGGTTCAAAGCCGGCTCCGCCCTCAACCGAATGAAGGAGCTCCAGTAA
- the LOC121653983 gene encoding aconitate hydratase, mitochondrial isoform X3: MQDATAQMAMLQFISSGLPKVAVPSTIHCDHLIEAQIGGAQDLQRAKEVNQEVYNFLATAAAKYGVGFWKPGSGIIHQIILENYAYPGVMLIGTDSHTPNGGGLGAVCIGVGGADAVDVMAGIPWELKCPKVIGVRLTGTLSGWTSPKDVILKVAGILTVKGGTGAIVEYHGPGVDSISCTGMATICNMGAEIGATTSLFPYNHRMKTYLEKTGRGEIASVADEFKEDLVPDEGCEYDKVIEINLSELKPHINGPFTPDLAHPVSDIGAVAKKSGWPLEVKVGLIGSCTNSSYEDMGRAASLAKQALDKGLKCKAQFTVTPGSEQIRATIERDGYAKILSDVGGIVLANACGPCIGQWDRKDVKKGEKNTIVTSFNRNFTARNDANPATHAFVTSPEIVTALALAGTLNFNPETDYLTAPNGEKFKLEPPTGDELPSRDFDPGQDTYQHPPAESGSVKVDVSPASNRLQLLEPFDKWHGKDLKDMRVLIKVKGKCTTDHISAAGPWLKFRGHLDNISNNLLIGAVNIENDAINKVKNQLTGEYGGVPDVARFYKASGVNWVVVGDENYGEGSSREHAALEPRHLGGRAIIVKSFARIHETNLKKQGLLPLTFADSRDYDKIRPDDKISITGLKSFAPGKPLSAVIKHSDGSQESISLNHTFNETQIEWFKAGSALNRMKELQ, translated from the exons ATGCAGGACGCCACAGCCCAGATGGCCATGCTTCAGTTCATTAGCAGCGGCCTGCCCAAGGTGGCCGTTCCCTCAACCATCCACTGTGACCACCTGATTGAGGCTCAAATCGGAGGAGCTCAGGACTTGCAGAGAGCGAAG GAAGTCAACCAGGAAGTCTACAACTTTCTTGCAACAGCTGCTGCAAAATATGGAGTTGGTTTCTGGAAACCCGGCTCAGGGATCATCCATCAG ATCATCCTGGAGAATTATGCTTACCCTGGAGTGATGTTGATTGGTACTGACTCACACACTCCCAATGGCGGTGGCCTGGGTGCTGTGTGTATTGgagtgggtggagctgatgcTGTAGATGTCATGGCTGGAATCCCTTGGGAGCTCAAGTGCCCCAAA gtGATAGGAGTGAGATTGACAGGAACCCTATCTGGCTGGACCTCCCCGAAAGATGTCATCCTGAAGGTGGCCGGCATCTTGACTGTGAAAGGCGGAACTGGTGCCATCGTGGAGTACCACGGACCTGGGGTTGACTCTATCTCCTGCACTg GAATGGCCACTATCTGCAATATGGGGGCTGAAATTGGAGCCACTACATCCCTTTTTCCCTACAACCACCGCATGAAGACATACCTGGAGAAAACTGGCCGTGGAG AGATTGCCTCTGTGGCTGATGAGTTTAAAGAGGACCTGGTGCCAGATGAGGGCTGTGAATACGACAAAGTTATTGAGATCAACCTGAGTGAG CTGAAGCCGCACATCAACGGACCGTTTACCCCCGACCTGGCCCACCCTGTGTCTGATATTGGGGCCGTAGCTAAGAAGAGCGGCTGGCCCCTGGAGGTTAAAGTTG gtctGATTGGGAGCTGCACCAACTCGAGCTATGAGGACATGGGACGAGCAGCCTCTTTGGCTAAGCAGGCTTTGGATAAAGGCCTTAAGTGCAAGGCCCAGTTCACAGTTACACCTGGTTCTGAACAAATCCGCGCCACTATTGAGAGGGATGGATAT GCCAAGATCCTGAGTGATGTCGGAGGAATCGTCCTTGCTAATGCTTGTGGTCCCTGCATCGGACAGTGGGACAG GAAAGATGtgaaaaaaggagagaagaacACCATTGTTACATCCTTCAACAGGAACTTCACTGCCAGGAATGATGCTAATCCAGCTACTCATGCTTTTGTCACCTCTCCTGAG ATTGTGACAGCTTTGGCCCTCGCTGGGACTCTCAACTTCAACCCTGAGACTGACTACCTGACTGCACCCAATGGAGAGAAATTTAAGCTGGAACCCCCCACTGGTGATGAGCTCCCCTCCAGAGACTTTGACCCAGGCCAAGACACCTATCAACATCCCCCTGCAGAGAGCGGCTCAGTAAAA gttgACGTAAGCCCTGCCAGTAACCGTCTGCAGCTGCTGGAGCCCTTTGACAAGTGGCATGGAAAAGACCTGAAGGACATGAGAGTCCTCATTAAG GTGAAAGGAAAGTGCACCACTGACCACATCAGCGCCGCCGGTCCCTGGCTGAAATTCCGTGGACACCTGGACAACATCTCCAACAATCTGCTGATTGGTGCCGTCAACATTGAGAATGATGCTATTAACAAGGTGAAGAACCAGCTGACGGGAGAGTACGGAGGTGTGCCAGATGTGGCCCGCTTCTACAAG GCCAGTGGAGTGAACTGGGTGGTTGTTGGAGATGAGAACTACGGAGAGGGATCCAGTCGGGAGCACGCGGCCCTGGAGCCACGACACCTGGGAGGACGTGCCATCATCGTCAAGAGCTTCGCCAGAATTCACG AGACTAATCTGAAGAAGCAGGGCCTGCTGCCTCTGACTTTTGCCGACTCCAGGGACTACGACAAGATTCGCCCTGATGATAAGATTTCAATCACTGGCCTGAAATCCTTCGCCCCCGGCAAG CCCCTGTCGGCAGTGATCAAGCACAGCGATGGAAGTCAGGAGTCCATTTCTCTGAACCACACCTTCAACGAAACCCAGATCGAGTGGTTCAAAGCCGGCTCCGCCCTCAACCGAATGAAGGAGCTCCAGTAA
- the tefb gene encoding TEF transcription factor, PAR bZIP family member b isoform X3, giving the protein MSTANQLIFGDRSDVPDLLKALADYPFSFPAFDEIEIEKEKLCSTEDVEGGGAVAPNTGGGSRGGGGGGSSGGGGVSASLTPAIWEKTIPYDGETFHLEYMDLDEFLLENGIPVTLEEEELQKTLTSVEGKSKSIQKVTPVATPAPPAAAEGSVSTSESPPSPSTVTSDPEETVTVTTLQPAKLEEEEEEEEEEEEEEQEEKESLSEEAKAEVKKTATDRTTAERNTPSPIDPDAIEVDIHFQPDPTDLVLSSVPGGELFNPRKHKFSDEDLKPQPMIKKAKKVFVPDEQKDEKYWSRRKKNNLAAKRSRDARRLKENQITVRASFLERENAALRQQVAELRKDCGRCKNVLARYEAKYGPL; this is encoded by the exons AAATAGAGAAGGAAAAGCTGTGCTCCACTGAGGATGTGGAAGGAGGTGGAGCTGTTGCACCCAATACAGGTGGAGGttccagaggaggaggagggggtggaAGCAGTGGAGGTGGTGGGGTATCAGCCTCCCTAACCCCTGCCATCTGGGAGAAGACGATTCCTTATGATGGGGAGACTTTCCACTTGGAGTACATGGACCTGGACGAGTTCCTTCTGGAGAATGGGATCCCAGTAACcttagaggaggaggagctgcagaagACTCTGACCTCAGTGGAGGGCAAAAGCAAATCCATTCAGAAAGTTACTCCTGTAGCtactcctgctcctcctgctgcagctgaaggGTCTGTGTCAACATCAGAATCTCCCCCATCCCCATCTACCGTCACCTCAGATCCAGAGGAAACAGTGACGGTCACAACATTACAGCCAGCTAAgctagaagaggaggaggaggaggaggaggaagaagaagaggaagagcaggaaGAGAAAGAGTCTTTGTCTGAGGAGGCAAAAGCAGAAGTGAAGAAAACGG CCACAGATCGTACAACTGCAGAACGGAACACGCCCTCTCCCATCGACCCAGATGCCATTGAGGTGGACATTCATTTTCAGCCAGATCCCACAGACCTTGTTCTGTCCAGCGTCCCGGGAGGAGAGCTGTTCAACCCCCGCAAACACAAGTTTTCTGATGAGGATCTGAAACCGCAGCCAATGATTAAGAAGGCCAAGAAAGTCTTTGTTCCAGATGAACAGAAG GATGAGAAGTACTGGTCcaggaggaagaagaacaaTCTGGCAGCAAAGCGTTCCCGTGATGCACGGCGGCTGAAAGAAAACCAGATCACCGTTCGCGCCTCTTTCCTAGAGCGGGAAAATGCTGCGCTGAGGCAACAAGTTGCTGAGCTGCGCAAGGACTGCGGGCGCTGCAAGAACGTCTTGGCCCGCTATGAGGCTAAGTACGGCCCGctgtaa
- the LOC121653983 gene encoding aconitate hydratase, mitochondrial isoform X1, translating into MASYCLTVARLRLALGIGARRFHVSAVFSAKAKVAMSRFEPGSSVNYEKMHENINIVRRRLNRPLTLSEKIVYGHLDDPAGQEIDRGRTYLRLRPDRVAMQDATAQMAMLQFISSGLPKVAVPSTIHCDHLIEAQIGGAQDLQRAKEVNQEVYNFLATAAAKYGVGFWKPGSGIIHQIILENYAYPGVMLIGTDSHTPNGGGLGAVCIGVGGADAVDVMAGIPWELKCPKVIGVRLTGTLSGWTSPKDVILKVAGILTVKGGTGAIVEYHGPGVDSISCTGMATICNMGAEIGATTSLFPYNHRMKTYLEKTGRGEIASVADEFKEDLVPDEGCEYDKVIEINLSELKPHINGPFTPDLAHPVSDIGAVAKKSGWPLEVKVGLIGSCTNSSYEDMGRAASLAKQALDKGLKCKAQFTVTPGSEQIRATIERDGYAKILSDVGGIVLANACGPCIGQWDRKDVKKGEKNTIVTSFNRNFTARNDANPATHAFVTSPEIVTALALAGTLNFNPETDYLTAPNGEKFKLEPPTGDELPSRDFDPGQDTYQHPPAESGSVKVDVSPASNRLQLLEPFDKWHGKDLKDMRVLIKVKGKCTTDHISAAGPWLKFRGHLDNISNNLLIGAVNIENDAINKVKNQLTGEYGGVPDVARFYKASGVNWVVVGDENYGEGSSREHAALEPRHLGGRAIIVKSFARIHETNLKKQGLLPLTFADSRDYDKIRPDDKISITGLKSFAPGKPLSAVIKHSDGSQESISLNHTFNETQIEWFKAGSALNRMKELQ; encoded by the exons ATGGCTTCTTATTGCTTAACTGTTGCCAGGCTTCGG CTGGCTCTTGGAATTGGGGCAAGGCGGTTTCATGTCTCTGCAGTCTTCAGCGCCAAGGCCAAGGTGGCCATGAGCCGCTTTGAGCCAGGCTCCAGCGTAAATTATGAGAAGATGCATGAGAACATCAACATCGTACGCAGGAG GCTCAACAGACCACTCACCTTGTCGGAGAAGATTGTATATGGTCACCTGGATGATCCAGCAGGACAGGAAATTGACCGTGGACGCACTTATCTTCGCCTGCGTCCAGACCGTGTGGCCATGCAGGACGCCACAGCCCAGATGGCCATGCTTCAGTTCATTAGCAGCGGCCTGCCCAAGGTGGCCGTTCCCTCAACCATCCACTGTGACCACCTGATTGAGGCTCAAATCGGAGGAGCTCAGGACTTGCAGAGAGCGAAG GAAGTCAACCAGGAAGTCTACAACTTTCTTGCAACAGCTGCTGCAAAATATGGAGTTGGTTTCTGGAAACCCGGCTCAGGGATCATCCATCAG ATCATCCTGGAGAATTATGCTTACCCTGGAGTGATGTTGATTGGTACTGACTCACACACTCCCAATGGCGGTGGCCTGGGTGCTGTGTGTATTGgagtgggtggagctgatgcTGTAGATGTCATGGCTGGAATCCCTTGGGAGCTCAAGTGCCCCAAA gtGATAGGAGTGAGATTGACAGGAACCCTATCTGGCTGGACCTCCCCGAAAGATGTCATCCTGAAGGTGGCCGGCATCTTGACTGTGAAAGGCGGAACTGGTGCCATCGTGGAGTACCACGGACCTGGGGTTGACTCTATCTCCTGCACTg GAATGGCCACTATCTGCAATATGGGGGCTGAAATTGGAGCCACTACATCCCTTTTTCCCTACAACCACCGCATGAAGACATACCTGGAGAAAACTGGCCGTGGAG AGATTGCCTCTGTGGCTGATGAGTTTAAAGAGGACCTGGTGCCAGATGAGGGCTGTGAATACGACAAAGTTATTGAGATCAACCTGAGTGAG CTGAAGCCGCACATCAACGGACCGTTTACCCCCGACCTGGCCCACCCTGTGTCTGATATTGGGGCCGTAGCTAAGAAGAGCGGCTGGCCCCTGGAGGTTAAAGTTG gtctGATTGGGAGCTGCACCAACTCGAGCTATGAGGACATGGGACGAGCAGCCTCTTTGGCTAAGCAGGCTTTGGATAAAGGCCTTAAGTGCAAGGCCCAGTTCACAGTTACACCTGGTTCTGAACAAATCCGCGCCACTATTGAGAGGGATGGATAT GCCAAGATCCTGAGTGATGTCGGAGGAATCGTCCTTGCTAATGCTTGTGGTCCCTGCATCGGACAGTGGGACAG GAAAGATGtgaaaaaaggagagaagaacACCATTGTTACATCCTTCAACAGGAACTTCACTGCCAGGAATGATGCTAATCCAGCTACTCATGCTTTTGTCACCTCTCCTGAG ATTGTGACAGCTTTGGCCCTCGCTGGGACTCTCAACTTCAACCCTGAGACTGACTACCTGACTGCACCCAATGGAGAGAAATTTAAGCTGGAACCCCCCACTGGTGATGAGCTCCCCTCCAGAGACTTTGACCCAGGCCAAGACACCTATCAACATCCCCCTGCAGAGAGCGGCTCAGTAAAA gttgACGTAAGCCCTGCCAGTAACCGTCTGCAGCTGCTGGAGCCCTTTGACAAGTGGCATGGAAAAGACCTGAAGGACATGAGAGTCCTCATTAAG GTGAAAGGAAAGTGCACCACTGACCACATCAGCGCCGCCGGTCCCTGGCTGAAATTCCGTGGACACCTGGACAACATCTCCAACAATCTGCTGATTGGTGCCGTCAACATTGAGAATGATGCTATTAACAAGGTGAAGAACCAGCTGACGGGAGAGTACGGAGGTGTGCCAGATGTGGCCCGCTTCTACAAG GCCAGTGGAGTGAACTGGGTGGTTGTTGGAGATGAGAACTACGGAGAGGGATCCAGTCGGGAGCACGCGGCCCTGGAGCCACGACACCTGGGAGGACGTGCCATCATCGTCAAGAGCTTCGCCAGAATTCACG AGACTAATCTGAAGAAGCAGGGCCTGCTGCCTCTGACTTTTGCCGACTCCAGGGACTACGACAAGATTCGCCCTGATGATAAGATTTCAATCACTGGCCTGAAATCCTTCGCCCCCGGCAAG CCCCTGTCGGCAGTGATCAAGCACAGCGATGGAAGTCAGGAGTCCATTTCTCTGAACCACACCTTCAACGAAACCCAGATCGAGTGGTTCAAAGCCGGCTCCGCCCTCAACCGAATGAAGGAGCTCCAGTAA